The Luteimonas sp. YGD11-2 genome has a window encoding:
- a CDS encoding DUF2065 family protein: MSDLWAALCLVAVLEGLILFAMPGGWKRTMVQILQLPDNQVRGLGGITLAIGLVALYFVRGG, from the coding sequence ATGAGCGATCTGTGGGCCGCACTGTGCCTGGTCGCAGTGCTCGAAGGGCTGATCCTGTTCGCGATGCCGGGCGGCTGGAAGCGCACCATGGTGCAGATCCTGCAGTTGCCGGACAACCAGGTGCGCGGGCTGGGTGGCATCACCCTCGCGATCGGGTTGGTGGCGCTGTACTTCGTGCGCGGCGGCTGA
- a CDS encoding adenylosuccinate synthase produces MGQSVVVIGAQWGDEGKGKIVDLLTQDIGGVVRFQGGHNAGHTLVIGGKKTVLHLIPSGILRDDALCLIGNGVVLSPAALIKEIGELEAAGVEVRSRLKISPATPLIMPYHIALDQAREKAAGGKAIGTTGRGIGPAYEDKVARRGIRVADLHYPKQLEELLRTALDYHNFVLTKYLGVDAVDFQKTYDEALAFGEYVEPMKSDVAGILHDLRRQGKRVLFEGAQGALLDIDHGTYPYVTSSNTTVGGALAGAGVGADAIDYVLGIAKAYATRVGGGPFPTELDDDIGQGLRDRGQEYGASTGRPRRCGWMDIVALKRAVAINGISGLCITKLDVLDGMKTLKICIAYEYHGKRTEYAPLDAQGWDECTPVYLEFPGWEESTHGITEWDRLPAAARAYLRALEELAGCPISIVSTGPDRAHTMVLQDPFA; encoded by the coding sequence ATGGGTCAGTCAGTGGTGGTGATCGGCGCGCAGTGGGGCGACGAGGGCAAGGGCAAGATCGTCGACCTGCTCACCCAGGACATCGGCGGCGTCGTCCGCTTCCAGGGCGGCCACAACGCCGGCCACACGCTGGTGATCGGCGGCAAGAAGACCGTGCTGCACCTCATCCCCTCCGGCATCCTGCGCGATGACGCGCTGTGCCTGATCGGCAACGGCGTGGTGCTCTCGCCCGCGGCGCTGATCAAGGAGATCGGCGAGCTCGAGGCCGCCGGCGTCGAAGTGCGTTCGCGGCTGAAGATCAGCCCGGCGACGCCCTTGATCATGCCGTACCACATCGCACTCGATCAGGCCCGCGAGAAGGCGGCCGGCGGCAAGGCCATCGGCACCACCGGCCGCGGCATCGGCCCGGCCTACGAGGACAAGGTCGCGCGTCGCGGTATCCGCGTGGCCGACCTGCACTACCCGAAGCAGCTGGAAGAGCTGCTGCGCACCGCGCTCGACTACCACAACTTCGTGCTCACCAAATACCTCGGCGTCGACGCGGTCGACTTCCAGAAGACCTATGACGAGGCGCTGGCATTCGGCGAATACGTCGAGCCGATGAAGTCCGACGTCGCCGGCATCCTTCATGACCTCCGCAGGCAGGGCAAGCGCGTGCTGTTCGAGGGCGCGCAGGGCGCACTGCTCGACATCGACCACGGCACCTACCCGTACGTCACCAGCTCCAACACCACCGTCGGTGGCGCGCTGGCCGGTGCAGGCGTCGGCGCGGATGCGATCGACTACGTGCTCGGCATCGCCAAGGCCTATGCCACGCGCGTGGGTGGCGGCCCGTTCCCGACCGAGCTCGACGACGACATCGGCCAGGGCCTGCGCGACCGCGGCCAGGAATACGGTGCCTCCACCGGTCGGCCCCGCCGCTGCGGCTGGATGGACATCGTCGCGCTCAAGCGCGCGGTGGCCATCAACGGCATCTCCGGCCTGTGCATCACCAAGCTCGACGTGCTCGACGGCATGAAGACGCTCAAGATCTGCATCGCCTACGAGTACCACGGCAAGCGCACCGAATACGCCCCGCTCGACGCCCAGGGCTGGGACGAGTGCACCCCCGTGTACCTGGAGTTCCCGGGCTGGGAGGAGAGCACCCACGGCATCACCGAATGGGACAGGCTGCCCGCCGCGGCGCGTGCCTACCTGCGCGCACTCGAGGAACTGGCAGGCTGCCCGATCAGCATCGTCAGCACCGGCCCCGACCGCGCCCACACCATGGTGCTGCAGGATCCCTTCGCTTGA
- a CDS encoding M48 family metallopeptidase produces MQPLKYLGGYPPQVQAQVRELIAQDRLGALLAARYRDAHAVRNDSQLYAYVQALKERHMRKAPPLGKVLYDGKLQVLKHALGTHTTISRVQGARLKASREIRIASVFRDAPADFLKMIVVHELAHMKEAEHNKAFYQLCTHMAPDYHQLEFDLRLYLTGLELSPAGAREPAE; encoded by the coding sequence ATGCAGCCGCTGAAATACCTCGGCGGCTATCCGCCGCAGGTGCAGGCACAGGTGCGCGAGCTGATCGCGCAGGACCGGCTGGGCGCGCTGCTGGCCGCGAGGTACCGCGACGCCCACGCCGTGCGCAACGACAGCCAGCTCTACGCCTACGTGCAGGCGCTGAAAGAGCGCCACATGCGCAAGGCGCCGCCGCTGGGCAAGGTGCTCTACGACGGCAAGCTGCAGGTACTGAAGCATGCGCTGGGCACCCACACCACCATCTCGCGCGTGCAGGGCGCGCGGCTCAAGGCCAGCCGCGAGATCCGCATCGCCAGCGTGTTCCGCGACGCACCCGCGGACTTCCTGAAGATGATCGTGGTACACGAGCTCGCGCACATGAAGGAGGCCGAGCACAACAAGGCCTTCTACCAGCTGTGCACGCATATGGCGCCGGACTACCACCAGCTGGAGTTCGACCTGCGGCTGTATCTGACCGGGCTGGAGTTGAGTCCGGCCGGTGCGCGCGAGCCGGCGGAATAG
- a CDS encoding efflux RND transporter periplasmic adaptor subunit: protein MRRFPRLVAVPIVLLALVACGEDAPPEAVPSLAVVLATPQQQEVTREVVASGAVEAWEEVSVGVELSGLRVASVEVEVGNAVAAGDVLLRVDDRTLASQLQQSEASVREAKTNLETARRRAARVRELAGERLVALQDAEQAEAERDNAQARLNTAIASRDAARVQRDFTVVRAPVSGVVSARSVQPGQVVGAGGELLRLIRDGRLEWRAELAEADLLRVGTGTPVQVDTPIGAVEGSVRTVSPALDPQRRTGTVYVDLPDPGPLRAGMFAQGRLALGRAQALLVPNEAIVRRDGRAYAFTVEPDGRVRERGVSVGSTHGDMIEVRDGLTADDRVVARGAGFLGDGDLVRVVDSPAGADAANAQPAADAGTDAGAAPASAPAAPSGAGATREATHDAATGTLAE from the coding sequence ATGCGCCGATTCCCGCGTCTTGTAGCCGTTCCGATCGTGTTGCTGGCCCTGGTCGCCTGCGGCGAGGACGCGCCCCCCGAGGCCGTTCCCAGCCTCGCGGTCGTGCTGGCCACCCCGCAGCAGCAGGAGGTCACCCGCGAGGTGGTCGCTTCGGGTGCGGTGGAAGCGTGGGAAGAGGTCTCGGTGGGCGTGGAGCTCTCCGGGCTGCGGGTGGCCAGCGTCGAGGTCGAGGTGGGCAACGCGGTGGCCGCCGGCGACGTGCTGCTGCGTGTCGACGACCGCACGCTGGCGTCGCAGCTGCAGCAGTCGGAAGCCTCGGTGCGCGAGGCCAAGACCAATCTCGAGACCGCGCGCCGCCGTGCCGCGCGCGTGCGCGAACTCGCCGGCGAGCGCCTGGTCGCGCTGCAGGATGCCGAGCAGGCCGAGGCCGAGCGCGACAACGCGCAGGCGCGGCTCAATACCGCGATCGCGAGCCGCGATGCCGCGCGCGTGCAGCGCGACTTCACCGTGGTGCGCGCGCCGGTATCCGGCGTGGTGTCGGCGCGCAGCGTGCAGCCCGGGCAGGTGGTCGGCGCCGGCGGCGAGCTGCTGCGGTTGATCCGCGATGGCCGCCTGGAATGGCGTGCCGAACTCGCCGAGGCCGACCTGCTGCGCGTGGGCACCGGCACCCCGGTGCAGGTGGATACGCCGATCGGCGCGGTCGAAGGCAGCGTGCGCACGGTGTCGCCGGCGCTCGATCCGCAGCGCCGCACCGGCACCGTCTACGTGGACCTGCCCGATCCCGGCCCGCTGCGCGCGGGCATGTTCGCGCAGGGGCGGCTGGCGCTCGGCCGCGCGCAGGCGCTGCTGGTGCCCAACGAGGCCATCGTGCGCCGCGACGGCCGTGCCTATGCCTTCACCGTGGAACCCGATGGCCGCGTGCGCGAGCGCGGCGTGTCGGTGGGCAGCACCCACGGCGACATGATCGAAGTGCGCGATGGCCTCACCGCCGATGACCGCGTGGTCGCACGCGGCGCCGGCTTCCTCGGCGATGGCGACCTGGTGCGCGTTGTCGACAGCCCGGCAGGCGCCGATGCCGCCAACGCGCAGCCCGCCGCTGATGCGGGCACCGATGCAGGGGCCGCGCCCGCGAGCGCACCTGCAGCGCCTTCCGGCGCCGGCGCCACCCGCGAGGCCACCCACGACGCCGCCACCGGGACGCTCGCCGAATGA
- a CDS encoding efflux RND transporter permease subunit: MNFSAWSIHRPLPAILVFILLTAAGLVAFNRLAVSQFPDLTVPVVNVTVMLPGASPSTLETQVTRKIEDATASIPALRNMASIVNEGVSTTILTFEIEKDGTIAKDEVRDAIDRVRIDLPADVEPPIVSLVNVTGGDMLHYAVTADGWSDEELSWFIDDTVAKRLFAVPGVGAVRRIGGVDREIRVALRPEAVQGFGVSPALISQQLARIQQEQPGGRTTVGGGEQAVRTLGTVDSAADLADFPISMPDGRSVRLSTLATVSDGHATVSQRTTLDGRPVIGFAVQRTTNTSEVDVGNAVRESVAKLQQEQPRVRVVEVASTTQVAEDSFDSSMHMLYEGAALAVLVVFLFLRDFRATFISAVALPLSIIPTFAVMYWLGFSLNMITLLALAVVVGILVDDAIVEVENIDRHLRMGKAPKQAALEAADEIGLAVIATSCTLAAVFIPVAFMPGIPGKFFREFGWTAAAAVMFSLLVARLITPMMAAYMLKPLPEHKGDSKLMQWYLRFVDNALQHRNRTLVVALAIFIGSLALLPLLKVTFIPPTDGIQSNVLIELPPGTALATTEEVAETARRRIADIPEIEHVFVTAGSNSGANGPAGDLTSAELRKATLTIRWKDDRDLTQYELETVVRERLADLPGVRLSFQGGEPGRALQLVLAGDDPVKLAAAARDVEREIRQLPGLGTVGSSASLVRPEVIVRPDPARAADLGVSTADIAAATRVATRGDYEQFLAKLNLPERQVPIRVQLDERALSDPSLLGQLRVPTATGGSVPLSSVAEITTASGPSQIDRFDRRRNVTITVDLNGMAMGEVEGQIDALPSLQNLPPGVDRQAAGDSEIFAEMFGGFAMAMVAGIFCVYGVLLLLFNHASQPVTILVAVPLAAGGAFGALLITGLDISLSVLIGLILLIGIAVKNSILLVDYAVMAEEKGMTRHEALMDACHKRARPVIMTTLAMGAGMMPIALGLTADSSFRMPMAVAVIGGLITSTVLSLVVVPAAYTLVDDVEERVLGRLRRRAGDASEVAAPP, encoded by the coding sequence ATGAACTTCTCCGCGTGGTCGATCCACCGGCCGTTGCCGGCGATCCTGGTGTTCATCCTGCTCACCGCCGCCGGCCTGGTCGCCTTCAACCGGCTGGCGGTGTCGCAGTTCCCGGACCTCACCGTACCGGTGGTCAATGTCACCGTGATGCTGCCCGGCGCCAGCCCCAGCACGCTCGAGACCCAGGTCACCCGCAAGATCGAGGACGCCACCGCCAGCATCCCCGCGCTGCGCAACATGGCGTCCATCGTCAACGAAGGCGTATCGACCACCATCCTCACCTTCGAGATCGAGAAGGACGGCACCATCGCCAAGGACGAGGTGCGCGATGCCATCGACCGCGTGCGCATCGACCTGCCGGCCGACGTCGAGCCGCCGATCGTGTCGCTGGTCAACGTCACCGGCGGCGACATGCTGCATTACGCCGTCACCGCCGATGGCTGGAGCGACGAGGAGCTCAGCTGGTTCATCGACGACACCGTGGCCAAGCGGCTGTTCGCGGTGCCCGGCGTGGGCGCGGTGCGGCGTATCGGCGGCGTCGACCGCGAGATCCGCGTCGCCCTGCGGCCCGAGGCCGTGCAGGGCTTCGGCGTCAGCCCGGCGCTGATCAGCCAGCAGCTCGCGCGCATCCAGCAGGAACAGCCGGGCGGGCGCACCACCGTGGGCGGAGGCGAGCAGGCGGTGCGCACCCTCGGCACCGTCGATTCCGCCGCCGACCTCGCCGACTTCCCCATCTCCATGCCGGACGGCCGCAGCGTGCGCCTGTCGACGCTGGCCACCGTGAGCGACGGCCACGCCACCGTCAGCCAGCGCACCACGCTCGATGGCCGGCCGGTGATCGGCTTCGCCGTGCAGCGCACCACCAACACCAGCGAGGTCGACGTCGGCAACGCCGTGCGCGAGAGCGTGGCGAAGCTGCAGCAGGAGCAGCCGCGCGTGCGCGTGGTCGAGGTGGCCTCGACCACCCAGGTGGCCGAGGACTCGTTCGACTCCTCGATGCACATGCTCTACGAGGGCGCGGCGCTGGCGGTGCTGGTGGTATTCCTGTTCCTGCGCGACTTCCGCGCCACCTTCATCAGCGCCGTGGCGCTGCCGCTGTCGATCATCCCGACCTTCGCGGTGATGTACTGGCTGGGCTTCAGCCTCAACATGATCACCCTGCTGGCACTCGCCGTGGTGGTGGGCATCCTGGTCGACGATGCCATCGTCGAGGTCGAGAACATCGACCGCCACCTGCGCATGGGCAAGGCGCCAAAGCAGGCCGCGCTCGAGGCAGCCGACGAGATCGGACTGGCGGTGATCGCGACCTCGTGCACGCTGGCGGCGGTGTTCATCCCCGTGGCCTTCATGCCCGGCATCCCGGGCAAGTTCTTCCGCGAGTTCGGCTGGACCGCGGCCGCGGCGGTGATGTTCTCGCTGCTGGTCGCGCGCCTGATCACGCCGATGATGGCGGCCTACATGCTGAAGCCGCTGCCCGAGCACAAGGGCGACTCGAAGCTGATGCAGTGGTACCTGCGCTTCGTCGACAACGCGCTCCAGCACCGCAACCGCACGCTGGTGGTCGCGCTGGCGATCTTCATCGGCTCGCTGGCACTGCTGCCGCTGCTGAAGGTGACCTTCATCCCGCCCACCGACGGCATCCAGAGCAACGTGCTGATCGAGCTGCCGCCGGGCACCGCGCTCGCCACCACCGAAGAGGTGGCCGAGACCGCGCGCCGGCGCATCGCCGACATCCCCGAGATCGAACACGTGTTCGTCACCGCCGGCAGCAACTCGGGCGCCAACGGCCCCGCGGGCGACCTCACCAGCGCCGAACTGCGCAAGGCCACGCTCACGATCCGCTGGAAGGACGACCGCGACCTGACCCAGTACGAGCTGGAAACGGTGGTGCGCGAGCGCCTGGCCGATCTTCCCGGCGTGCGCCTGAGCTTCCAGGGTGGCGAACCGGGCCGTGCGCTGCAGCTGGTGCTGGCCGGCGATGATCCGGTCAAGCTGGCCGCGGCCGCGCGCGACGTGGAGCGCGAGATCCGCCAGCTGCCGGGCCTCGGCACGGTGGGCTCATCGGCTTCGCTGGTGCGCCCTGAGGTGATCGTGCGCCCGGACCCCGCACGCGCCGCGGACCTGGGCGTGTCGACGGCCGACATCGCCGCCGCCACCCGCGTCGCCACCCGCGGCGACTACGAGCAGTTCCTCGCCAAGCTCAACCTGCCCGAACGCCAGGTGCCGATCCGCGTGCAGCTGGACGAACGCGCGCTGTCGGATCCCTCGCTGCTGGGCCAGCTGCGCGTGCCCACCGCCACCGGTGGCAGCGTGCCGCTGTCGTCGGTGGCCGAGATCACCACCGCCAGCGGGCCGTCGCAGATCGACCGCTTCGACAGGCGTCGCAACGTGACGATCACCGTCGACCTCAACGGCATGGCGATGGGCGAGGTGGAAGGCCAGATCGACGCGCTGCCCTCGCTGCAGAACCTCCCGCCGGGCGTGGACCGCCAGGCCGCCGGCGACAGCGAGATCTTCGCCGAGATGTTCGGCGGCTTCGCCATGGCCATGGTGGCCGGCATCTTCTGCGTCTACGGGGTGCTGCTGCTGCTGTTCAACCACGCCAGCCAGCCGGTGACGATCCTGGTCGCGGTGCCGCTGGCCGCGGGCGGCGCGTTCGGCGCGCTGCTGATCACCGGCCTGGACATCTCGCTGTCGGTGCTGATCGGCCTGATCCTGCTGATCGGCATCGCGGTCAAGAACTCGATCCTGCTGGTCGACTACGCCGTGATGGCCGAGGAAAAGGGCATGACCCGCCACGAGGCGCTGATGGACGCGTGCCACAAGCGTGCGCGGCCAGTGATCATGACCACGCTGGCGATGGGGGCGGGCATGATGCCGATCGCGCTGGGTCTGACGGCGGATTCAAGCTTCCGCATGCCGATGGCGGTGGCGGTGATCGGTGGGTTGATCACCTCGACGGTGTTGAGCCTGGTGGTGGTGCCGGCGGCGTACACGCTGGTGGATGATGTGGAGGAGCGGGTGCTTGGGAGGTTGCGGCGGAGGGCCGGAGACGCCAGTGAGGTTGCGGCGCCACCATGA
- a CDS encoding TolC family protein, whose translation MGLVLLVPATSALAQDADALSFDQARERLERVSDALAAADANLRARQDLSDATARLRLPEISLEARYLEFQKTLSLPLGSLAPVGEAFGIESPLRFQERDRRLRPVLTTVLPLYTGGQIPAAQAAAAAALRGADAERAQQSQKLTSQLVQAYFGQGLAEQALSVRREVRDGMRQHVAHAESLEREGFATRAQVLQAVVARDASEREYQKALNDRDAAAQTLALLLRSDGPVTPITPLFVVGTSPGTLEAFTRAALERHPQLAQLRALDDQTGAGVRVQEASLKPQVYLFGQYDLYREDALLTDTDWAFGIGLKYTFLSGRDRPRQISAARAQQEQAQAALREAQNQIRIGVAQAWNALETARQQFLLLDSSIEQARENLRLQELAFREGQSTSLDVMDARLGLGAARVEHAHAAYDYCVALAHLLELGGQSARFGEYIRKADHRVFPHE comes from the coding sequence TTGGGTCTGGTCCTGCTTGTACCGGCCACCTCGGCACTCGCGCAGGATGCGGACGCACTCAGCTTCGATCAGGCGCGCGAGCGGTTGGAACGGGTCTCCGACGCGCTGGCTGCCGCGGACGCCAACCTGCGCGCCCGGCAGGACCTGTCCGATGCGACCGCGCGCCTGCGGCTGCCGGAGATTTCGCTCGAAGCGCGCTACCTGGAGTTCCAGAAGACGCTGAGCTTGCCGCTGGGTTCGCTGGCGCCAGTGGGCGAGGCGTTCGGCATCGAAAGCCCGTTGCGGTTCCAGGAGCGCGACCGGCGATTGCGTCCGGTGTTGACCACGGTGCTGCCCCTGTACACGGGCGGGCAGATCCCGGCCGCGCAGGCGGCGGCCGCGGCCGCCCTGCGTGGGGCGGACGCGGAGCGGGCGCAGCAGTCCCAGAAGCTGACGTCGCAACTGGTCCAGGCCTACTTCGGCCAGGGCCTGGCCGAGCAGGCGCTGAGCGTGCGCCGCGAGGTACGCGACGGCATGCGGCAGCACGTGGCCCATGCCGAATCGCTTGAACGCGAAGGCTTCGCCACGCGCGCGCAGGTGTTGCAGGCGGTCGTCGCGCGCGATGCCAGCGAGCGCGAGTACCAGAAGGCGCTCAACGACCGCGACGCCGCGGCCCAGACCCTGGCGCTGCTGCTGCGCAGCGATGGACCGGTGACGCCGATCACGCCGCTGTTCGTGGTCGGTACATCGCCGGGCACGCTGGAGGCGTTCACCCGGGCCGCGCTTGAGCGACACCCCCAGCTGGCGCAGCTGCGGGCGCTTGACGACCAGACGGGCGCAGGCGTGCGTGTGCAGGAGGCGTCACTGAAACCGCAGGTGTACCTGTTCGGCCAGTACGACCTGTACCGCGAGGACGCGCTGCTGACCGACACCGATTGGGCCTTCGGCATTGGCCTCAAGTACACCTTCCTGTCCGGGCGGGATCGCCCGCGCCAGATCAGTGCTGCGCGCGCGCAGCAGGAGCAGGCGCAGGCCGCACTGCGCGAGGCGCAGAACCAGATCAGGATCGGCGTGGCACAGGCCTGGAATGCGCTGGAAACGGCACGCCAGCAGTTCCTGCTGCTCGACAGCAGCATCGAGCAGGCGCGCGAGAACCTGCGCCTGCAGGAACTGGCGTTCCGCGAGGGGCAGTCGACCTCGCTCGATGTCATGGACGCCAGGCTCGGCCTTGGCGCCGCGCGGGTCGAACACGCGCACGCCGCCTACGACTATTGCGTGGCGTTGGCGCACCTGCTCGAGCTGGGTGGCCAGTCGGCGCGCTTTGGCGAGTACATCCGCAAGGCAGACCACAGGGTATTTCCCCATGAATGA
- a CDS encoding efflux RND transporter periplasmic adaptor subunit, translated as MNEPAPPPPPPPVAADAPSGRRRLRLVALGVIAVILVGGLWLAFRSPADLVQGMADADSINVSAKVTARVSALLVAEGERVEAGQVLFELDSPEIAAKQRQAEAALAAAQALADKAEEGARVEDIRAAEANWRRAQAGHELARSTFQRLERLHAEGVVTRQQRDEARAKAIDAEQQARAAQALYEQAQAGAREQDRSAAQAQVRQAEGAVAEVQAAESEVRGRAPTAGEVSKRLVETGELVAAGYPVFTLVDLDHMWVAFHLREDQFAGLEVGRRLRGSIPALEREDVEFEVYHISPAGDFATWRATRQSAGYDVRSFEVRARPVAEVAGFRPGMSVLFAWPQR; from the coding sequence ATGAATGAACCCGCTCCGCCGCCGCCGCCGCCACCCGTGGCTGCGGATGCACCGTCCGGCCGCCGTCGCCTGCGCCTCGTTGCCCTGGGCGTGATTGCCGTGATCCTGGTCGGCGGCCTGTGGCTGGCGTTCCGCAGCCCGGCGGACCTGGTGCAGGGCATGGCCGATGCCGACAGCATCAACGTGTCGGCCAAGGTGACCGCGCGGGTGTCGGCGCTGCTGGTGGCCGAGGGCGAGCGGGTCGAGGCCGGGCAGGTACTGTTCGAGCTGGACAGCCCCGAGATCGCCGCGAAGCAGCGACAGGCCGAAGCCGCGCTCGCGGCCGCGCAGGCGCTGGCGGACAAGGCCGAGGAGGGCGCGCGCGTGGAGGACATCCGCGCAGCGGAGGCCAACTGGCGGCGCGCCCAGGCCGGACACGAACTGGCGCGTTCCACCTTCCAGCGCCTGGAGCGGCTGCATGCCGAGGGCGTGGTCACCCGGCAGCAGCGCGACGAGGCCCGTGCGAAGGCGATCGATGCCGAGCAGCAGGCGCGCGCAGCGCAGGCGCTGTACGAACAGGCGCAGGCCGGCGCCCGCGAACAGGACAGGAGCGCCGCGCAGGCGCAGGTGCGGCAGGCCGAAGGCGCCGTGGCCGAAGTGCAGGCGGCCGAAAGCGAAGTGCGCGGCCGCGCGCCGACGGCCGGCGAGGTGTCCAAGCGGCTGGTCGAAACCGGCGAGCTGGTGGCGGCCGGCTATCCGGTCTTCACCCTGGTCGACCTCGACCACATGTGGGTGGCGTTCCACCTGCGCGAGGACCAGTTCGCGGGCCTGGAGGTGGGCCGCCGCCTGCGCGGTTCGATCCCGGCGCTGGAGCGCGAGGACGTCGAGTTCGAGGTCTACCACATCAGCCCGGCCGGCGATTTCGCGACCTGGCGCGCGACCCGGCAGTCGGCCGGCTACGACGTGAGGAGTTTCGAAGTGCGCGCGAGGCCGGTCGCGGAAGTCGCAGGCTTCCGGCCGGGCATGAGCGTGCTGTTCGCATGGCCGCAACGCTGA
- a CDS encoding ABC transporter permease: protein MAATLTRPTAREAFVRSALRECARLRADPWDLALATWVPLLALALLAWMFSAGVPRELPVAVVDHDNSAVSRELVRRLDAVPGLRVAARPADLTQAWSEVRAVRAFAVVHVPAGAERQVLRGGSAVVFAYYNASHQTAGQAVLRGIGEAAQATSAHLVRRGVARVGGAQAVRPPPLRVQATVLGNAARSYEHFLLGLLFPALLHLAACLAMVGALGRELRDGSAGTWLAGCGDRLLPAVAGKLAPYLLLFTAYGTLSLVWLAAIRGGVAGSAVLLVTAQAAMYLAYGGIALLLVGATRNMGTSLSLTGLYAGTSLAFSGATFPVQGAPLFAQVWSQLLPFTAYLKLQAQQLDLGAAWTASLSLLGTLLLFVLVAGGAGLRLYARGARDPASWGQR, encoded by the coding sequence ATGGCCGCAACGCTGACGCGGCCCACGGCACGCGAGGCGTTCGTCCGTTCGGCGTTGCGCGAGTGCGCACGGCTGCGCGCCGATCCCTGGGATCTGGCGTTGGCCACGTGGGTCCCGCTGCTGGCGCTGGCGCTGCTCGCCTGGATGTTCTCGGCCGGCGTGCCGCGCGAGCTGCCGGTGGCGGTGGTCGATCATGACAACAGCGCGGTCAGCCGCGAACTCGTGCGCAGGCTCGATGCCGTGCCGGGCCTGCGGGTGGCCGCGCGGCCGGCGGACCTGACGCAGGCCTGGTCGGAGGTGCGCGCGGTCCGGGCGTTCGCGGTGGTGCACGTGCCTGCGGGCGCCGAGCGCCAGGTCCTGCGTGGCGGCAGCGCCGTTGTTTTCGCCTACTACAACGCCAGCCACCAGACGGCAGGGCAGGCGGTACTGCGGGGGATCGGAGAGGCGGCGCAGGCGACCAGTGCGCATCTCGTACGCCGTGGGGTGGCGCGGGTCGGCGGGGCGCAGGCGGTCCGCCCGCCGCCGCTGCGGGTGCAGGCCACCGTGCTGGGCAACGCCGCGCGCAGCTACGAGCACTTCCTGCTCGGCCTGCTGTTCCCGGCACTACTGCACCTCGCCGCCTGCCTGGCGATGGTGGGCGCGCTCGGGCGCGAACTGCGTGACGGCAGCGCGGGCACATGGCTGGCCGGGTGCGGCGATCGCCTGCTGCCGGCGGTGGCCGGCAAGCTGGCGCCGTACCTGCTGCTGTTCACCGCCTACGGCACGCTGTCGCTGGTCTGGCTGGCCGCGATCCGCGGCGGTGTGGCCGGCAGCGCGGTGCTGCTGGTCACCGCGCAGGCGGCGATGTACCTGGCCTACGGCGGCATCGCGCTGCTGCTGGTCGGGGCCACCCGCAACATGGGCACGTCGCTGTCGCTGACCGGACTGTACGCGGGCACGTCGCTGGCGTTCTCGGGCGCGACGTTCCCGGTGCAGGGAGCGCCGCTGTTCGCACAGGTCTGGAGCCAGCTGCTTCCCTTCACCGCCTACCTCAAGCTGCAGGCGCAGCAGCTCGACCTGGGTGCGGCATGGACGGCCTCGCTGTCGTTGCTGGGGACCTTGCTGCTGTTCGTGCTGGTGGCCGGCGGCGCGGGGCTGCGCCTGTATGCGCGCGGAGCGCGCGATCCGGCCTCCTGGGGGCAGCGATGA